One genomic region from Gemmobacter aquarius encodes:
- a CDS encoding YggS family pyridoxal phosphate-dependent enzyme: protein MSLADISARIVAATQASGRDVNSVHLIAVSKVQPLERVESVLTAGHRLFGENYVQEAAGKWPDLRARFGAVSVHMIGPLQTNKAKVAVELFDAIHTVDRPSLAEKLARLSQDRGQCPELFVQVNTGAEPQKAGVLPDDLDAFLTMCRGLDLPVQGLMCIPPEGEDSAPHFVMLAAMAARNGLSGLSMGMSGDFEAAIAAGATHVRVGSAIFGARTYAN from the coding sequence ATGTCGCTTGCGGATATTTCGGCGCGGATCGTTGCCGCCACTCAAGCATCGGGGCGCGATGTAAATTCGGTGCATCTGATCGCAGTTTCCAAGGTGCAGCCGCTAGAACGGGTCGAATCCGTGCTGACCGCCGGACACCGCCTGTTCGGTGAAAACTACGTGCAGGAAGCAGCAGGTAAATGGCCCGACCTGCGCGCACGTTTCGGCGCGGTTTCCGTGCATATGATCGGCCCGCTCCAGACCAACAAGGCGAAAGTCGCCGTTGAACTGTTTGATGCGATCCACACAGTCGACCGCCCCTCGCTGGCAGAAAAACTGGCCCGCCTGTCACAGGACCGCGGTCAATGCCCCGAGCTTTTCGTACAGGTCAACACAGGGGCCGAGCCGCAAAAGGCAGGCGTCCTGCCTGACGATCTCGACGCTTTCCTGACCATGTGTCGCGGCCTAGACCTGCCCGTGCAGGGCCTGATGTGCATCCCGCCCGAAGGCGAGGATTCGGCCCCGCATTTCGTGATGCTCGCAGCCATGGCCGCACGAAACGGCCTGTCGGGCCTGTCGATGGGCATGAGCGGAGATTTTGAAGCCGCAATCGCAGCGGGCGCAACCCATGTGCGCGTCGGGTCGGCAATTTTCGGGGCGCGGACCTACGCTAACTGA